Proteins from a single region of Hermetia illucens chromosome 3, iHerIll2.2.curated.20191125, whole genome shotgun sequence:
- the LOC119651283 gene encoding uncharacterized protein LOC119651283, translated as MYAAASIQNTKRLKLDDMNLSKVEVNNNCDTSPGELSIHFSESQNLESMIKDMHADLLCRPLSDDIKANFRDHILRRSNHLRANTKHQLLYQISNLGNNNDPSVTGSDKTFKPAESVTLETQLTDDQKTLIISKENENLTQFIRSNSDRLRQFNFRVDDSLEEEFAMDNWNSPNPTVRISRPKYNWLEKIRKYEETLPTKPTKNTNQAELIIESDIDTMIIELEGFVTRRLIWENTHLINRYKKYYKFLQDQLRELKEEKSLLGDSNSTNMTDKI; from the exons ATGTATGCCGCAGCAtcgattcaaaatacaaaaagatTGAAACTGGATGATATGAATTTGTCAAAAGTGGAAGTCAAT AATAATTGCGACACATCTCCCGGTGAACTATCAATCCACTTTAGTGAAAGTCAGAATCTAGAAAGCATGATCAAAGATATGCATGCAGATTTATTATGTCGACCCCTATCTGATGATATAAAAGCGAATTTTCGTGACCACATCCTGCGGCGCAGCAATCATTTGAGAGCGAACACTAAGCatcaattgctctatcaaatCAGCAATTTAGGAAACAATAACGACCCCTCCGTCACCGGTAGTGATAAAACCTTCAAACCAGCCGAAAGTGTTACCCTCGAAACTCAACTAACTGACGACCAAAAAACCCTAATTATTagtaaagaaaacgaaaaccttaCTCAATTCATCCGATCTAATTCAGACCGTTTGCGCCAATTCAATTTTCGTGTTGATGATTCCCTGGAGGAGGAATTCGCCATGGACAACTGGAACAGTCCTAATCCTACGGTACGTATCAGTCGACCTAAGTATAACTGGCTTGAAAAGATCCGAAAATACGAAGAGACTTTACCGACAAAACCCACTAAAAACACAAATCAGGCAGAGCtaatcatagagagcgatatCGATACAATGATTATAGAGTTAGAAGGGTTCGTCACAAGGAGATTAATTTGGGAAAACACACACTTAATCAATCGCTACAAGAAATACTATAAATTTCTTCAAGATCAGCTAagagaattgaaagaagaaaaatcaCTTTTGGGAGATTCTAATTCTACCAATATGACTGACAAAATCTGA